A portion of the Gigantopelta aegis isolate Gae_Host chromosome 10, Gae_host_genome, whole genome shotgun sequence genome contains these proteins:
- the LOC121384195 gene encoding uncharacterized protein LOC121384195: MDAHPLRVLLIVLIAVKSSESIQEKPRTKRAIVTAGIALGCSTFVAIKGCSNVLDKCPPICDVLETICSVSGKLSELTEICKPGNIAAIESLIQGDVFSIVGTSEEDARRALESLGNDTKNFFFNLVDAVKKKGEEAVNEAKKTGEAAVNTIKKSSEEAAGRVRKTGEEALNQLNKTIEEAIGKLKKAGEDAVDKLNKEIDEAVDKVKQTGEEAVDSAKKAGEQVVSTLKNTGEETVAEMKKRIKEVFDTVKKPFENAADTVKNTGKEAIDTIQKTGEEALDELKSAFSSSAPAQFTKTLVILLPIIIALGIAY, from the exons aTGGATGCTCATCCACTTCGTGTATTGCTCATTGTTCTTATCGCTGTCAAGTCTTCGGAATCAATACAag AAAAGCCCAGGACTAAAAGAGCTATCGTGACGGCTGGTATCGCGCTTGGATGTTCCACGTTCGTTGCGATTAAGGGATGCTCCAATGTTCTTGACAAGTGCCCCCCTATCTGCGACGTCCTGGAAACCATTTGCAGTGTGTCTGGTAAACTGAGCGAACTGACAGAAATCTGCAAGCCAGGGAACATTGCGGCGATAGAGAGTCTGATTCAGGGAGACGTGTTCAGCATCGTCGGCACAAGTGAGGAAGATGCCAGACGAGCGTTGGAATCTCTGGGAAATGAtacaaaaaactttttttttaatcttgtggatgcagtgaaaaaaaaaggcGAAGAGGCCGTAAATGAGGCGAAGAAGACTGGTGAGGCGGCGGTGAACACGATAAAGAAATCAAGCGAAGAGGCTGCTGGTAGGGTAAGGAAAACAGGCGAAGAGGCACTTAatcagttaaataaaacaatcgaAGAAGCTATTGGTAAGCTAAAAAAGGCGGGCGAAGATGCAGTTGATAAGCTAAACAAAGAAATTGACGAAGCTGTTGATAAAGTAAAGCAAACGGGCGAAGAGGCAGTCGATTCGGCAAAGAAGGCAGGAGAACAGGTTGTTTCTACGCTAAAAAATACAGGGGAAGAGACTGTTGCTGAAATGAAAAAGAGAATTAAAGAGGTTTTTGATACGGTAAAGAAACCATTTGAAAATGCTGCTGATACGGTAAAGAACACAGGCAAAGAGGCCATTGATACAATACAAAAAACAGGCGAAGAGGCCTTGGATGAACTGAAGAGTGCCTTCAGTAGTTCAGCCCCGGCACAATTCACAAAAACTCTTGTTATTCTTTTGCCCATTATCATAGCACTTGGCATTGCTTACTAA